A stretch of DNA from Alkalidesulfovibrio alkalitolerans DSM 16529:
CAGGTGGCCACCATCGTGGGCAAGACCTGGGACCTGCACGTCAAAGAAGCGCTGCGCATTCCCCTGGAGCGCAACCTTGAACTGATCCGGGATTCCGTCGAATTCTTAAAGCCCCACTTCAAGGAAGTTTTCTTCGACGCGGAACACTTCTTCGACGCCTTCCAGGCCACTCCCGACTACGCCCTGGCCTGCCTGAAGGCCGCGCACGAGGCCGGGGCCGACATGCTCGTCCTGTGCGACACCAACGGCGGCATCCTGCCCCAGGACCTCGCTCCGGCCATGACGGCCGTGCGCGCGGCCCTGCCCGGGGCGGCCCTGAGCTTCCACGGCCACAACGACTCGGGCGTGGCCGTGGCCAACAGCATCGAGGCCGTGCGCCTGGGCGCCTCGCAGATCCAGGGAACCATCAACGGCTACGGCGAACGCTGCGGCAACGCCGACCTGTGCTCCGTGATCCCCATTCTGGAGCAGAAAATGGGCATCGGCTGCCTTCCGGAAGGCAAGCTTTCGATGCTCACCAGTGCCTCGCACTACGTGGCCGAGGTCTGCAACCTGCGGCCCTTCATGCGCCAGCCATTCGTGGGTCGCTCGGCCTTCGCCCACAAGGGCGGCATCCACGTTTCGGCGGTGCTGCGCAACGCCCGTACCTACGAGCACGTCCAGCCCGAAAGCGTGGGCAACGTGCAGCGCATCATCCTTTCGGACTTGGCGGGCCGTTCCAACATCCTGGCCATGGCCCGGCGCTACTACAAGGATCTGGACAAGGACGACCCCTGCGTGGAGGCGCTTCTGGCCGAGATCAAGGAGCGCGAGGCCCAGGGCTACGAGTATTCCGCGGCCGAGGCTTCGT
This window harbors:
- the cimA gene encoding citramalate synthase, giving the protein MNRRVSIYDTTLRDGSQAEEITLNLDDKLLIAKKLDELGVHYIEGGWPGSNPTDRQFFKEIKGVRLVNAALAAFGSTHAAKNAAENDANLKALVESKAQVATIVGKTWDLHVKEALRIPLERNLELIRDSVEFLKPHFKEVFFDAEHFFDAFQATPDYALACLKAAHEAGADMLVLCDTNGGILPQDLAPAMTAVRAALPGAALSFHGHNDSGVAVANSIEAVRLGASQIQGTINGYGERCGNADLCSVIPILEQKMGIGCLPEGKLSMLTSASHYVAEVCNLRPFMRQPFVGRSAFAHKGGIHVSAVLRNARTYEHVQPESVGNVQRIILSDLAGRSNILAMARRYYKDLDKDDPCVEALLAEIKEREAQGYEYSAAEASFMLIFFRTMGWSKSYFDLVNFRVLDGKRGGEQPISEATVQIRVKGRIVHTAADGAGPVNALDNALRKALCDAYPHLNEMKLMDFKVRVLSGYIRDTGGTASNVRVLIESGDKTEKWTTVGLSHNIIAASWQALVDSFVYKLFKDDPQKWPQKTDL